Proteins co-encoded in one Candidatus Methylomirabilota bacterium genomic window:
- a CDS encoding caspase family protein, which produces MTQRDARALLAALAGLLLAVCSAPAQAQAPRAERPTYQVGDTWTRSDGTYTLTRIDRDVYVFTAGAGKEFHLTKDLSVAKIVLDGRVVLDMDPPRIAWPLEVGKWGVFRASWRSELHRTVHGFMGAVIVGWRVDAHEEVATPGGKFRVFRITEKIETVPLGGSGVGVNFGQFSLWYAPDVQRYVKAQGDLPGLNWELAGTDKPGAPPVIAQQPPPPRTPPPAIAVPPPPPRVTPPAVAAPSADTEAPTIVINYPPPGTKVKRDSIVVLGLVTDNVGVERVQITVNGIEVAQSRDIGVTGKGLPIRAPASLQPGENVIEITATDKAGNFAQSVRTVTRVMPAVAATPPAPKVAGRWAVVIGVGEYENKAIPRLRYAARDAQAMYDFLTTQGGYPKQNVILLTDATPDKPTLQNIRRALGDFLSRRPGRDDMVLIYYAGHGAPEVDAAGNESDGLSKYLIPRNADPDSLYSTALPMDEIQRIFARIPSERVVMLLDTCYSGTAGGRTFARQQTRAGGISDQFLERLTRSRGRVVITASGPNEVALESPTLGHGIFTYYLLEGLRGKADRNGDGIVTVSELYEYVEDQVDRAARLAGGRQRPLMKGEIEGTLPLSRAAR; this is translated from the coding sequence ATGACGCAACGCGACGCTCGGGCCCTCCTCGCCGCGCTCGCCGGCCTCCTGCTCGCCGTCTGCTCAGCCCCCGCCCAGGCCCAGGCCCCGCGCGCCGAGCGACCGACCTACCAGGTCGGCGACACGTGGACCCGGAGCGACGGGACGTACACGCTGACGCGGATCGACAGGGACGTCTACGTCTTCACGGCGGGCGCCGGCAAGGAGTTCCACCTCACGAAGGACCTCAGCGTCGCGAAGATCGTGCTCGACGGGCGGGTCGTGCTCGACATGGATCCGCCGAGGATCGCCTGGCCGCTCGAGGTCGGGAAGTGGGGCGTGTTCCGTGCGAGCTGGCGGTCGGAGCTGCATCGGACCGTGCACGGCTTCATGGGCGCCGTGATCGTCGGCTGGCGTGTGGACGCGCACGAGGAGGTCGCGACGCCTGGAGGGAAGTTCAGGGTGTTCCGGATCACCGAGAAGATCGAAACGGTGCCACTCGGGGGGAGCGGCGTCGGCGTCAACTTCGGCCAGTTCAGTCTCTGGTACGCGCCCGACGTGCAGCGCTACGTGAAGGCGCAGGGCGATCTCCCCGGACTCAACTGGGAGCTCGCCGGCACCGACAAGCCGGGAGCGCCGCCGGTGATCGCCCAGCAACCTCCACCGCCGCGCACCCCGCCCCCGGCGATCGCGGTCCCACCGCCACCGCCCCGCGTGACGCCGCCGGCGGTCGCGGCGCCTTCCGCGGATACCGAGGCGCCGACGATCGTCATCAACTACCCGCCGCCCGGGACGAAGGTGAAACGCGACAGCATCGTTGTCCTGGGCCTCGTCACCGACAACGTCGGCGTGGAGCGCGTGCAGATCACCGTGAACGGCATCGAGGTCGCGCAGTCGCGCGACATCGGCGTGACCGGCAAGGGCCTGCCGATCCGCGCGCCGGCGAGCCTCCAGCCCGGCGAGAACGTCATCGAGATCACGGCGACGGACAAGGCGGGCAACTTCGCCCAGTCGGTGCGCACGGTGACGCGCGTGATGCCGGCGGTCGCCGCGACGCCGCCGGCGCCGAAGGTCGCCGGCCGCTGGGCCGTCGTCATCGGCGTCGGCGAGTACGAGAACAAGGCGATACCGCGGCTCCGGTACGCGGCACGGGACGCCCAGGCGATGTACGACTTCCTGACGACCCAAGGGGGCTACCCGAAGCAAAACGTCATCCTGTTGACCGACGCGACGCCCGACAAACCGACGCTGCAGAACATCCGCCGGGCGCTGGGCGACTTTCTCTCCCGTCGGCCCGGGCGTGACGACATGGTGCTGATCTACTACGCCGGCCACGGCGCGCCGGAGGTGGACGCGGCGGGGAATGAGAGCGACGGGCTCTCGAAGTACCTCATCCCGCGCAACGCCGACCCGGACTCGCTCTACTCGACGGCGCTTCCGATGGACGAGATCCAGCGGATCTTCGCGCGGATTCCGTCGGAGCGCGTGGTGATGCTGCTCGACACGTGCTACAGCGGCACGGCGGGCGGGCGCACGTTCGCGCGCCAGCAGACCCGGGCTGGCGGCATCAGCGACCAGTTCCTGGAGCGGCTGACGCGGAGCCGGGGGCGGGTGGTGATCACGGCGAGCGGGCCGAACGAGGTCGCGCTGGAATCGCCGACGCTGGGGCACGGGATCTTCACCTACTACCTGCTCGAGGGGCTCCGCGGCAAGGCCGACCGCAACGGTGACGGCATCGTGACCGTATCGGAGCTCTACGAGTACGTGGAAGACCAGGTGGACCGGGCGGCGCGGCTCGCGGGCGGGCGCCAGCGCCCGCTGATGAAGGGCGAGATCGA